GCCTGAGCAGCTACTACCGCACCGATATCGGCATGAGTCTGTGGCCACCGGGAAAGGAGTGACCGCCATGACCTTCATCCGTTGCAGTTTTGTCTCTCTGCTTTTGTCAGTGGTGTTGGCGCAGGGCCAGACGAATTTCACGCTGCGCCTGCAGAATGAATCCCGGCAGGTGGCGGGTACGCCCATGATCGATCGCGCCGGTGAAACCGTTGCCTGGCGCGCGGCCGGCAGTTTGACCTGGCAGAATCAACACGGCAGCAGCCTGCTCACGCAGCCGGGCCGCTTCCTGAAGCACGCGTTGAGCGCAAATGGCGAAACACTGGCGGTTTTGGAAATGGCAGCGCCCGACACGCTGGTGCTGACGTGGTTCGATCAACATGGCCTCGCCCTTGGCCGTCACACCTTGCAGCGGCATGAAGACGATCCCCTGCCGCAAGTTTGTTTGAGCAAGCAGGGCACGGCCGTGGTGGTCGCCCAGCCGGCCACGGCGCACGTGACGTTTCTCGCGGGCAACGGTGCGGCGCCACGCGTTCAGCCGCTTTTTGATGAAGCCGCGTACGCGAATGAGCGGCCGCTGTTCGTGGCGGCGGGCGAGCAGAGCTTTGTCGTGCTCAGTCAGCGCGAAGTTTCGAACGGCCAGCGGCCGGGACAGCCGGTGTTGATCTGTTTTTCGCATGATGGCCAGGAACGCTGGCGCCGCGAGCTGCCTGCGGGCACCGCCGGCGGCTTGGAGGTGTCGCGCAACGGTGAATGGATCGTTGCGAGCCGCTATCAGGTGGATAGTGCCACAGGTGCGGTGGAGTCTGCGATGGTGTTGTTCGATCGCGAGGGCGTGCAGCAGGCCACAACCGCCGGACTTTTTCGCCAGGCCCGGTTTTCCGAGAACGGCGAGCGATTGTTCGTGATGGATCGCCGCCAGGTTCGCCTGCTCAAGCTGCCGGGCCTCAGCACCATCTGGCAGAGTTCACTGACCGGTCGCCAAGAGATGTTCGTCGATATTGCCATGGACCCGGCGGGCCGCGACCACTTCTTTGCCCTGGCGGCGGTGAGCACTTTCAAGAACGACCGCTTCGTTTTCGAACGCGGGCGCTTGATCAAATTCACCGCCGGCCGGCAACATACCAGCATGCGCCTGTCAAGTGATTTGGTGAATCCCGCGCTGGCCTTTTCCGCGGCGGGGCAGCGGCTGCTGCTGGCGGCGGACGGTCTGGTGCAGCGCTACACCGTCGTGAGTGTGGTGCGGACGCCGGGGAAGCGTGCAATCAGACAATAAGACCACAGCGTGCCGCTGCCGCCGTTTTCACGCCCCTTTCACTGCAAGCCTGCGCGAGTCATTGCCATGATGCCAAAACTGCTTGTTCTGCTCTTGCTGCTCTATCCCCTCACCGCCGGCGCGCAGTTTCCGTGGCCGGTGACGCCGTTTCAAGAAACGCATGTCATCACCGGCACCTTTTGTGAATATCGCGACACCGCGCCGGCGCCGCACTATCACAACGGCACAGATATTCCCAAGGAAGACCGCTCGCCGGTCTATCCCTGCGCCGACGGCATCGTCACTGCCATCGATCCCACCGGCAGCAGTGCCTATGTGCGCGTGGGCCGTTTTGCTTATGTTCATATCGCGCCCAACCCGGCGTTGAGCCTCGGCGATTCCGTGTTTAAATCCGAGACCGTGCTCGGCACCATTCTCGACGGCCTGGGGCATGTACACTTGACCGAGGGACAGGTGGGCAGCGAAGTAAACGCCCTGCGCATAAGCACGGGCCTGGCGCCCTACGTTGACACCTGGGCGCCGGTGATCAATTTCGTCAAGCTCTTTCTCACCGGCACCAACTCGGAATTCACCGGCGGCAACGTCAGCAGCCGCGTGGATATCGTGGCCCACCTCTCCGAACGCAACGGCCCGCCCGGCAGCTCGAGTTCCGTGCTCAACAACGGCGCCTACAAAGTCGGCTATCGCATTCTTACTGCCAATCGCGATTCGGTCGTTTACCTGCCGCCCACCAACGGCGTGCGTTTCCAATTTGATCGCAAGCCTTCCGGCGACGTGCACTACACGTTTCATCCGTCCTATTCTTCCACCAGCATGCATGTGTACTACGTCAGCAACACCGCCAACGGCCGTGCTTACTGGGACACGGAAACCCTGCCGCCCGGCAATTACATGCTGCACGTCTTCGCCGAAGACACGTATGGCAATGCCGGCAATGCCTACGTGCCGGTGCAGATTTCAAAAAAGGATTTGCTCGCGCCCGCGCGTCCCCTTTTGCTGTCAATTTCGAAACCGGCGACGCCTGTGGCGCGCTGGCTTGCCAACAGCGAGGTTGATTTGCGTGGTTACCGCCTCTATGCCTCTGCTGAGAATGTCAATGCCTGGCAGCTCGCGCTTGATGAAACCACTCTGCCGCGGAATGTCACCTCCGCCAGCCTGGCAATGCCTGCCCATGACGCGTATTACCGCCTGACGGCCGTTGACACCACCGCGCCGCCGAATGAAAGTCCCTATTCCGATGTTTATGGCTTGGCGTCTTCGCCGCGGCCGGAGCGCATTTTGATCGTCGATGGCTTTGACCGCTTTGGCAATTCCGGCAGTTGGTCGCAGCCGTGGCACTATTTCGTTTTTCATCACGGCGATGCGATTGCAGCGGCCGGCTTTGCCTTTGAAAGCTGCGCGAATGAGGAAATCATCTCCGGCGCGATCAAACTCGCAGACTACCAGGCAGTGTTTTGGCTGCTCGGAGATGAATCCACTACCGATGAAACCTTCAACGACACGGAACAGGCGCGGGTCAAGGCCTATCTGCAAAACGGCGGCAAACTCTTTGTCTCGGGTTCGGAAGTGGCGTGGGATTTGGACACGGCGGCGCGCGGCACGGCCGGCGATGAAGCGTTTTTGCGCGATTATCTCAGGGCCGACTATGTCGCGGATGATGCCAATAACACGACCGTGACCGGCGAGGCCGGCGGTATCTTTGCAGGATTGAATTTCACCTACGGCAGTCTGCCCTATATTGAAGACTATCCTGATGCCATTGCCCCCGTCGCTGGCAGCACGGCTTGCCTGCGCTACGGCAACGGCCAGATCGCGGGCGTGCAGTTCGAAGGTGTGTTTCCGAACGGCACGCAGCCGGGCAAGCTGGTTTATCTCGGCTTTCCTTTCGAAACGATTTCCGCGGCCACGGCGCGCGGCGAGCTGATGCAGCGCGTGCTGGCCTTCTTTTTCCCCGGTGCCACCGCGGTGGCGGACGCGCCGGCTTCAGACATTCCACGGGAATTCGTTCTCTATCAGAACTATCCGAATCCGTTTAATCCTGCCACCACGATTCGTTTCGGTTTGCCCGCAGCCGCTTCCGTTCGTTTGGAAATTTTTGACATGCTTGGCCGCCGCGTGCGCACATGGCCGGCGCGGGTTTATCAGGCAGGCATTCACAGCTTGAGTTGGGAAGGGAAAACTGACGCAGGCGTCACCGTTACCAGCGGTGAATACTTCTTGCGTATGGTGGCGGAGGCGAATGGGCGAGAGAAGATTAGCAGAGTAATTAAGTTGAGTTTTGTGCGATAACTCCCAACGCGGCCGAGCTGCAACCCGAGAAGGTCATCTGGAGAAGACAGAACAGACAGAGAGAGTCGTGTTTGGAGGCTCTACTTTAGCCTCAAAAGAGGGTTCCAATCATCGCCGGCTGCGCAGGAATCCGATCAAAGCGCCGAGTGCGATGCCTATTCCCACGCCCACGCCGATGTTGTGCATGACGACGCCCATGCCGGCGCCCAGGGCAGCACCCAAAGCAATCCATCGTCCCAGTTCGTTTCTTGGGCGATTCATCTCTCTTTCCTTTCTGATTGGTTCATCCCGCCTCCCTCACAAAGACCACATAATCGGTATTCACCGGCTCGTCGCCGGCGCGTCGCAACTCCCACGCAATCTGGCCGCGGTGATAGGCGCCGTGCAGCACCACCTGCGCGAGAATGTCGGCGGCCACCGAGTGAAATTCCATCCCCTTGCTGTTGCGGTAGGTGATAATCGCCGCCAGGCTCTCCTCAGCCGATTCCTCCAAATAGCTTTGATAACCTGCGGCGTTGGCTTCGAGCAATCGCATGCAGGCCGGCAACGCCAGATCGGGCCAAATCGCCAGGCCGGCACTGTCCTCCCCCCGCAGGCGTGTCAGCCACACCTGCTCGGCTGCCAGCAAATGCGCCAAAAAGCGCAGAACCGTGGGCGCGGCCGGCGCCATCTGCAAAAGCTGCAGCACATTGTTGTTCGCCCAGCGCACATAGTGAAAGAGCCGAGTAAGATATTTTTTGCCGGGGGGACTGCCGGCAGCCGGCTCGTGGCCCTCGCGCGCAAAGGTGATGAAATCCGTGTTGACCGGTTCACTGCCGGTTTGGCGCACTGCCAAAGCAAGCTGGCCGCGATGATACGATCCGTGCATCGCCACGTGCAGGAACAAATCCGCCGTGGAAGTGTGCTGCACTGCGCCGCGGCTGTTGCGATAGCTCACGACATGATCGAAATCGGCAGCAGCCTGCTCCGCCAGAAATTCCGCATAGCCAGTCTGATTGGCGCGCGCCAGCGGCGGCAGCGCAGCCGCTTCGAGCTCGGGCCAGAAATCCTGCGGCCAGGGATTCCTGCCGCGCATGCGTTCGAGATAGATTTGCTCGGTGGTCAGAAGATGCCCGGCGAGACGCCCGAGCCGCGGCGCTGCCTCCGGCAACTGCTGCAGCATGGTCAGCGCGCGTTGGTTGGCCCAATCCGCATGCTGGCGCATGCGCTGAAAGAAAGTCGTGGTCATAGTTGTTGCAGACATGGTTGAAAAGTTCTTCCGCGCGCAGGAGATCCGGCCACGCCGGTGCCGAAGTGCAGGCGGATCATCGTCACAACTTGAAATCGCCTCACCCGATTTCTTGAACCCAGCCGTGCGGATCCGCGCCGGTCTGCAGTTGCACTTCCGCCAGCCGCTCCCACAATCGGCGGGTGATTTTATATTCCTCGATTGCCAGCTTGCGCGTGTTGCCCTGATAGTGCAGCGAAACGATCGGTGTAATCACCGCGGCATTGCCGGTGCAGAAAACTTCGGCAATCTGCTTGGGACTCATGATTTCGCTGACGGGCAGCGGCCGGTGTTCCACTGGAATGCCGAGATCGCGCGCCAGCGTCAGCACCGAATCGCGCGTGATGCCGGAAAGAATGTTTTCGGATTGCGGACTGACGAGCGTGCCGCCGGCAGTCACCGCCAGCAGGTTGGCGCCGGAAAACTCCTCGACGAATTGGCTGTGCTGGGCGTCGAGATAGAGCACGTCATGAAAAGGCTGATCGCTGACCTTGACGGGCTTGCCGCCGGCCCAATCGCAGCCGTGGCGCGCCAGTTGCGCGGGCAGCAAACCGGAAACATAATTGCCCGCAATCTTCACGTCGCCGGTGCCGCCTGGTGCGGCCCGATGGAAATGCTGGGTGATCAAAACATTCATACCTTCCACCGGATAGTAAGCGCGCACCGGCGAGCAATAGACCAGAAACAAATGATCTTTGGCCGGTCGCACGCCGAGCTGCGGGCCATGGCCGATCAGCAGCGGCCGCACATACAGACACAGCGGATTGCGCGTCGGCCACGCCCAGTTCGCCGGCCGATAGGGCGGGATGACTTCGCGATTGGCCAGTACCGTGCTTGCCACTGCTTCCGCAAACATCTCCACCGGCACCTTCGGCAGCAGGACTCTGCTGGCGGTTTTCTGCAAGCGTCGGGCATTATCGCGAATGCGGAAAAGCACGACGCGGCCTCGGGCGGAAAGATAAGCCTTGGTGCCTTCGAAGGCAGCGGTGCCGTAATGCAAGGCGCAAGTGGCGGGATGGAGGGAAAGATGCTGCAGCGGAACGAGGGGCGAATCCGCGACGCTGTGCCAGTTGGATTCGACGTAGTCATCGGAATAGTAGTGCTCCCAGCCTGTCTCCAGACACGAGTTCGGCCAGTGCCGGCTTTCTTCCGGGTGGTTGCTCGAAACATGGCAGGCCAGATACATGCGGGAGGTCTGATAGACATCAAACGCCAGCCGCTCCAGTTCCGGGACCAGCAGTTTTCGAATCGGCAGCGGGATGGCCTCCGGCGCTGAGCCGGCACCTCGCAGTGTTTTGAGCGTGGACATCGTGAAAGCTCCCGTGGAGAAGTCCGGTGTTGGTGAATTGCATCATTTGCTGGCGGAAAAAAGCAGCGAGTGCAGCAAATTAATCCATTTTCCGAATAATGCCAGGCAAAAGTTGGCCGGTGGCGCGTGCCGCAACCGGCGGGGCCGGCAATCACAGCTCGCAACATTTCCCCCAACTCGCTTTTGAACGTTTTGCGCTTTGCCCCTGTCTTTGCCGGTGAACGTCAATTTACAAGACCATGACGAGGAGCCTTCTATGATCTCGACGCAGACTCGTGCGCCGCAAAATTCCCCTGTTGATCATGATTTCAGTCCGGCACTCTACCCGCAGTGGCGCGACCGGCTGCCCATCTATCGCCTGGGAAAACAGTTCTTCCTGCCCGTCGCCAAGATCGTTTGGATCGGCACCAAGCACCGTCTGGTTTATGCCTACACGGAGAACCGGCATCACGCCCTGGACTTTGGCATGGAAGAACTTTATGCTTGGCTCAACCCGGCCTCGTTTTTTCGCGTGCACCGCTCTGCCATCGTCAACCTGCAGCAAATTGAGAAAGTCACCCATCTGCCTGACGGCCGTTGCCAACTTCGCATGAAAGACGGCTTTCAGAGTGAAGTGACCGTCAGCCGGTACCGCGCGCCGGAGTTCATGAAGGCGATGCGCACACGCGCGCTGCATTCGCCCGCCTAGTCGAGCAGCCGATTTCACAACGCCTCGCGCGCACCCGGCATGGGATCACCCGGGGAGATTCTCTTTCCGCACGGCCCGGTGCACTGTTACCTTGAAGCGCACGGCACCTCCGCTGTCATACAGCTAGGATTCAGTGAAGACTTGAGCATAGCTCGGGCAAGCCGGAACCAAACAGGACACAAAACTGAGCGGCCACAAAGACTGTTTTGTGTGCTTTCAGGTTTGTGTACCGCAATTTTTTGCTTTCTTGCAACGAGTTTACACGAAAGACCAAGCCACGGATGAACACGGATTCTCACGGATTTCGTGTTTGGGCTTCATCCGTGTCGATCCGTGGCTAACGCTCTTCACTCCTCTTCCTGAATGATCTTTTCCCCATTGGAAGAACACAGGCTTCCAGCCTGCAAACGAAGGCAAGCTGGCAACTTGCGCCACAACATCTTCGCGGTCGTGATAGTCTTTCCAGAGTAATACTCCATATTGCCGAGTTCTTTTCAAGATTCGTCTGCATGGCGCTTCGAGCGAGTGTTGCTGCAAGTTGACGTAACAGTGCACCAGCATTACATGCCGAAAAAAATCCCAATTTGTATTGAGCACACAGGCAAGTCAAGTCAACACAATCCTTGCCGGGCTCGCGTGAGAAGCCCGTCGGCAACTTAGTAATACAACGTTAGGTCGAATTCTACCGCACAGACAAATAGCCCAAAGGGGCAAAAGGTAAAAGCGAAGGGCAACGCCCTGAGAAAACCGTGATCAGGAGAAATCACCAAGCCCCATGGGGCGCCATAGAACCACGTCAGGAATGCCGCCTCTGCAGGGCTAAATGCGACAAATCCTATCGGTTCCCAGGGCGCTGCCCGTGGGCTATTGCATGCGACCCCGTCGGGGTCAACCCGGTTTTTAAACGAGGAGTGTGTACCTAACGTTGTAATTTGCCGGCCGGCTGCGCGAGACTTCCCGCCTCTTTTTCCTCCACCATCAACATTGCTGGTTCGCCTGCTGACGCCGCAACTTGCGGCGCGACGTTGTTTTTTGCCTGCCCGCTGCGTATATTGCGCCCGCCAAAATTCACAAGCACACCCGAGCACGGTGATCTGCGGGCATGATACACATTCACAACTTGAACAAACAATTCGGACCGCAAGTTGTTTTTGCGGACGCTTCGGCGCATATCCCGCCGCACACGCGCGTTGGCCTGGTCGGGCCCAACGGCTCCGGCAAAACCACGCTGTTTCGCCTGCTGATCGGCGAAGAACAGCCGGATGCCGGCAGCATTGTGCTGGCGAAAGGCGCGCGGCTGGGCCATCTCAAGCAGGAGGTGTGGGACAATCCCGAGCGCAGCATCCTGGCGGAAGTGCTGGCCGGTTTTCCGGAGCTGCAGGCGCTCGAGCAGAATCTGATCGAGCTGGAGGCCGCGCTGGCCAGCAATCACGAGCCAGGCCTGATCGCGCGCTACGGCGAATTGCGGCAACGCTTCGAAGCCCTGGGCGGCTATGATCGCGAGCATGAAGCCAAGAAAATTCTGAGCGGCATCGGCTTCTCGCCGGCGCAATTCAGCCAGCCGCTGCATACTTTTTCCGGCGGCTGGATGATGCGGGTCGCGCTCGCGAAACTGCTGCTGAGCAAGCCGGAAGTGCTGCTGCTCGACGAACCGACCAATCACCTCGATTTGGAGGCCATCGTCTGGCTGGAAGACTTCCTGCTGGATTACCCCGGCACCATCGTGTTGACCACTCACGATCAAGTCTTCATGCAGCGCATTGCCGCGCGCATCATCGAGATCAGCAGCCGGCAACTGGTGACCTACCTCGGCGATTTCGAATCCTACGCCGAGCAAAAGGCCGCGCGCCGCGAGCAGCTCGAGGCGCAATTCAAAAATCAGCAAAAGAAGATCGAGCAGACCGAGCGGTTCATCGAGCGCTTTCGCTACAAGGCGACCAAGGCGCGGCAGGTGCAAAGCCGCATCAAGATGCTCGAAAAGCTCGAGCGCGTGCAGGTGGAAACCGAAGCCCCGCGCGCCATGAAGTTTCGCCTGCCGCAGCCGGAGCGTTCGGGCGTGGATGTCATTACGCTGCGCGGGGTACTGAAACGCTACGGCGAAAAAGTCGTGTACCGCAAACTCGACTTTCATCTCGCGCGCGGGGAAAAGGTGGCGCTGCTCGGGCCCAACGGCGCGGGCAAATCCACGCTGCTCAAGATCGTTGCCGGCGTCTTGCCGATTGAGGACGGCGAGCGCAGCTACGGCCACAACGTCACGGTGGAATACTATGCCCAGCATCAGCTCGAGAGCCTGAATCCCGCGGCCACGGTCTACGAGGAAATCGCGGGCGTCACCGGCCACCTGCTGCCGGAGCAGCGCCGCACGCTGCTGGGCGCGTTTCTGTTCTCCGGTGATGACGTGTTCAAAGCCGTGGCCGTGCTGTCCGGCGGCGAAAAAGCGCGCGTCGCGCTCGCCAAGATGCTGGGCCAGCCCGCCAACTTGCTGGTGATGGATGAGCCCACCAATCATCTCGACATTCTCTCGCGCCAGGTGTTGGAAGACGCGCTGGCGGACTACGAAGGCACGCTGCTGTTCATCTCCCACGATCGCGCCTTTATCAATGCCATCGCCACCAAAGTGGTGGAAGTGATCAACGGCGAGTTGAACCTCTACCCGGGCACTTATGATGATTTTGTCTGGCGCAAGCAGCAACTCGCGGAGACGGCAAGCCTGGCCGCTGCTTCCGGCGAGAATGGCCAGCCACGGCTGGCCGCTGCGAATCAGACCAAAAAGGATGAACGCCGCGCGCGCGCCGAACGGATTCAGCAGAAGTCCCGCGAGCTGCGGCCGTTGAAGCAGCGCCTGGCCGCGCTGGAAACGGAAATTGCCGGTTTGGAAAAGGAGAAAGCCGAGCTGCTGCAGGCGGTGTGTGATCCGGCGATCATTGCCAACCGCGAAATCTATCCGCAGAAATTGCGGCGGCAGCGCGAAGTCGACAGCCAGCTCGAGGCCTTCATGGAAGAATGGGCGGCGCTCAGCACCCAGGTTGAACAGGTGGAGGCGGAATACGGCGAATGAGCGGGAGAGAAAAAGACTGCCCGAGGTTCCCCATTTTCCCCACCATGCCTGCCGGTTGTCGAACGCCACTCCGATTTCACAGCGAGACACCTACCTCGAACGAGCCAAAGCCGAAGAGGGCACCAGCGCTCGCAACAACCCGAAGACGCATACACAAAAACTTGACACCCGTCTTGGCTGAACGAAGACAATAAATGATCAGGAAGTCTTTGCTTTCCTCATGTGGCGATGCAATACTGAAGAAACAGGTGGTCTGTTACTCTATTCTGCGGATGCGGTCTCGCGATGCGTCATTCAGACGAATCTCGTGAATGACTCGGTACGGTGCGCAAGTCTGCACAGGATCCTAGCAGGATGACACGAGGCGGATTGCCTATTCAAACATGGAATTGCATTCTGAAAGATTCTTGACCACAAAGCAAACGCTTGCACCGCGGAGCCGCGGAGAGCGCAGAGTAGCCACATCAAAAAGCCTTGCTCTGCGTTCTCAGCGTCTTGGCGGTGAGCTTTTGAGGTGAATGACACGGCAGCGTGCCCGAATCTTCACAAGATCCTTACGGGATGACAGTGGTGGTGGAGACATCGTGCGAGGCAACGGTGCACGAGGCACAACGCTTGCGTGCCGGGGAGGTGGCTGCAGACAATGAGAAATCGGCGGGGAAGCTCGCTTCAGCCGGCTGCTGCCGGTGACGATCGGGTTGGCGTGAACCTACCTCCGGCGCCAGCAGATCCGGCCCTGCTGCCGGACGGCCTCCACGCGCTGCTCTTCCTCGAGCAAATCGAGATGGCCCTGCACTTCGGAAATCCCCAGAAAGAAATCCGCGCCATTATCCAATGCTGGAAAAATCTCCTGCGTGAGCTGCCACAGGCTCAGCGTGCGCGTGCCGAGCAGGTCAAAGATCGTCTCGGCGCGCTGGCGGTGGAAGCGCAGGCGTCCGGCTACGAGCTCGTCGACGTTGGCGATGGCCTCACCGTGACCGGCATACGCGATGACAGGTTCGAGCGCCGCCATGCGCTGCAGCTCGCGCAGGTAATCGAGCAAACGCCGCGGCTGCCGGTCTTCGCCCGGCAGGGGCGGCTCGAGAATGGGATTTGAAGAGGTGTCTTTGAGCAAATGATCGTTGGAGAGTAACGTCCGGCTTGCGGCGTGCCACAGGCAGATCAAGCCGCCGGCATGGCCGGGCGTGTGATGGACGCGCCAATCGCAGCCGGCGAAGTTGAGATGGTCGCCCTCCTGCAGCGGCAGCGCCGGCACGAATGGATCGCGGAATTGTGAGAAGCCCTCACTCACGCGAACCATGGCGGTGATAATCGCCTCGGGCACGCCGGCCGCTTGCCAAAATTCGCGGTAGAAACGCGCGTGGCGTTGGCGCGTGCCTTCAAAGTCCATGAGCCAGGGCAGATTGCCGGCATGGGTAAACACTTGCGCGCCGCTTTGCGCTTGGATTTCCGCGGCCAGGCCGAGGTGATCGACATGATGGTGGGTGAGAATGATCTGGCCGAGGTCGGCGAAGGAATAACCTTGTGCCGCCAGGCCCGCCTGCAGCGCCGCGCGCGCGTCCGCGTATTTGGGCCCGGTGTCGATCAACGTCAGCTTCTCACCTTCGGCAAGATAAACATTCACCGGCCCGATGGGAAAGGGCGTGGGCAGGGCAATGCGATGAAGCAACGGCATGTTACCATCCTTGCAAACAGTCACGGCCTGCGCCGCGTGCGCGCGCAGCGGCTCATTTCGCCCACTTCTGCGCAGCCGGCGCGGGCCGCCATTTTGACTTGGGCTCGAAGTATTCCCACAGCAGGCGGGAGAGCCGGCGGATCAAAACGAAACCGGCGTTGTCATATTGCCAGCTTTCGTCCTCCTGGTTTTTGGTGATCACACAGAATACGTAATCACCCGCGGGCGCATTCACCAGCACGACTTCCGAGCGCGATTTATTCACCGCGCCCTGCTTCGACGCAGCTTGCATCGTGGGCGGAATCTGCGACAACGCCTCGCCGTTCCAATAGATGCGCGTGAGCGTGCGGTACATCTCTTCGCTGGCCTCCGGGCTGACGGCGCGGCCTTCCCGGATCATGACCAGCAGCTCCGCCATCTCGCGCGGCGTGGTTTGCCCCCAGCCGAATTTCTCGCGATCGGCCTCGCGGCCAGGCGTGCGCGAATTCACCCGCGTTTGTTGCAAGCCGTTGGCCGCCAGCCACTGGTTGATCGCGGTTCCCGTGCCGACCAGCTTTTGGCACCACAGACTCGCGGTGTTATCGCTGGTGGTGATCATCAGCATGATCACTTTGCTGAGTTTGATTTTCTCGCCGTCCTTGAAGGAGCCCAGAATGTCTTCGCCGGCGTAGAGCAGCGAGTCGCGATAGACCTGGTCCGCGTGATAGTCGAGCTCGCCGTCGTGCATCTTCTGAAATGCGGTGAGCAGGATCGGCACTTTGATCATACTGGCGGTGGGAAAGAGTTCATCGGCGCGAATGGCGGCACTGCGGCCGGAGGGCAGGTGGCGCACGTAGATGCCCACCTCGCCTTTGAAATCCTTGATCAAATCCTGCAGCTTCGCCGTGAGTTTGGCATCGGTTTTCTCCTTGACTGCGCCGGTTGGCGGGGCTGCGGCAACATTCAGGGCAGCCAATGCCACGGCGCCGGCCAGCAGGCAGGCTCGCATCAACGGCTCAACCCCACGGGTTGGCTTGCTCGGGCGAGGGCTCTGCAACAGGGCTGGCAGAAGTGAGTGAAGGTGAGAACGGCCCGGCAGAGTATTCATGCATCATCTCCACATTGGTAACCGGCTGCGCAAATATTGTCGAGCGCAAAATAGCGAACCGTGCCGGTAAAGTCAAGCCGGCCGGGCATGACAAAGCCCTTGCGCTTCGCGCAAAAAATCACAACCATCTGTCGCGGTTGCACTGCTGCTGCCTTCACCGAAACTCTGCCTGCCATTGCTGTGAGGATGCAAGTGTGGCGCCTGCTGGTTGTGCTGCTCTGTTGCGTACCGATTGAAACCGCATCTGCGGGTGCGCCCGCGGCCGGCCTCACGCTGCGCGTGAGCAATTGGTCGAGCCAGCAGCGCGACATCGAATATGAGTCCCGCATTCTGCGCGAGTTCGAGCGGTTGCATCCCGGCGTGCGCGCCGTGCTCGAGCCGGTGCCGGCCAATTACGATCAGAAGATTCTCACCAGCATTGTGGCCGGCTCACCACCGGACGTGTTTCTGCTGGATTCCGGCGCCATCCCGAGTTACGTCAACAAGGGGGTCGTGCGCGATCTCATGCCGTATCTGCGGCGCCGCGGCTTTGATCTCAGCGTTTACTTTCCCAACGTACTCGCCATTGCCCAACGCGATTCCGCACTGTATGCCCTGCCCAAGGATTTCACCCCGCTCGTGCTTTATTACAACAAACGGCTGTTTGATGAGGCAGGCGTGCCTTATCCGCCGGCGCAGTGGCATTGGCACGAGTTTCTCGCTGCCGCCCAGCGGCTGACACGCGATACCGATGGCGACGGCGAGAACGATCAATTCGGCGTGATCTGGCCGCAGATGACCTACATGTGGATGCCGGTGGTGTGGATGCACGGCGGCGATGTGTTCGCACCGGATGGCAGCCGCGCCACCGGTTATTTCGATTCCGCGCCCACCAAGACCGCGCTGCAGCGGATCATCGATCTGCAGCGCAAGCACAAAGTCGCGCCCAGTTTGGGTTCGCATGAGCAAGTCCGCACCTCCGGCCTGCTGCAATCGCTCTTCGTCAGCAATCGCGCCGCCATGCGCATCAGCGGGCATTGGTCGCTGCCGGCTTTCCAACCTTATATCGCAAGCGGCCAATTGCGTCTCGGGGTGACCGCGCTGCCGGTGCCCGAGAACGGCAAAAAAGTCAACGTCATGTATGAATCCGGCTGGTGCGTGCCGGTTGCCACACCGCATCCTGAGCTGGCCGTTGAGCTGGCGCTTTTTCTCTCCGGTGAATTTGCGGCGCG
This genomic window from bacterium contains:
- a CDS encoding MBL fold metallo-hydrolase translates to MPLLHRIALPTPFPIGPVNVYLAEGEKLTLIDTGPKYADARAALQAGLAAQGYSFADLGQIILTHHHVDHLGLAAEIQAQSGAQVFTHAGNLPWLMDFEGTRQRHARFYREFWQAAGVPEAIITAMVRVSEGFSQFRDPFVPALPLQEGDHLNFAGCDWRVHHTPGHAGGLICLWHAASRTLLSNDHLLKDTSSNPILEPPLPGEDRQPRRLLDYLRELQRMAALEPVIAYAGHGEAIANVDELVAGRLRFHRQRAETIFDLLGTRTLSLWQLTQEIFPALDNGADFFLGISEVQGHLDLLEEEQRVEAVRQQGRICWRRR
- a CDS encoding class A beta-lactamase-related serine hydrolase; protein product: MRACLLAGAVALAALNVAAAPPTGAVKEKTDAKLTAKLQDLIKDFKGEVGIYVRHLPSGRSAAIRADELFPTASMIKVPILLTAFQKMHDGELDYHADQVYRDSLLYAGEDILGSFKDGEKIKLSKVIMLMITTSDNTASLWCQKLVGTGTAINQWLAANGLQQTRVNSRTPGREADREKFGWGQTTPREMAELLVMIREGRAVSPEASEEMYRTLTRIYWNGEALSQIPPTMQAASKQGAVNKSRSEVVLVNAPAGDYVFCVITKNQEDESWQYDNAGFVLIRRLSRLLWEYFEPKSKWRPAPAAQKWAK